The Fodinibius saliphilus genomic interval GATTTACTATTTTGCTTCCATTTCAACTATATAGTCATTGATATTTACTTTGACATAGTAGTTCTTGGTTTCACCCGTAAATTGGAAGTTTTTATCACCATCTTCAGCATTGATAAGGAGTTCATCAATAGTACCATCATTATCTGAGAAATAAGGATAGTTATAGCTTGTAGGACCCCATCCAGCTTGAGCAAAGAATCTAAAAGCACCATCCTTATTAAACTCAGTAGTTGCCTCAAAAACTCCATCCTGCACATAAGTCATTTTAACACTTTCACCGGTACCAGGCTCGTTCCAGCCACCAATGCCGGAGCCAGTCATATACATTATAGGTTCATCAGCTGCTTCAAGGGATACAGACTTATCATCCATATTTACTGTAACTTTATACCAGCCGGTTTGACCAGTAAACTGGAAGTTGCTGTCATTATCGTTGGCATTAACAAATAAATTATCTACCGTTGAGAAATATGGATAATTCCAGCTATCGGGTCCCCAGTCTTCCTGTCCAAAGAAACGGAATGCTTCGCCATTCGTAAATTCAGCTAATGTCGAATAAACATTAGGTTCGGTACTTGGAACTATAACAGCCTGGCCCGGATCCCAAGCGCTAACAGCAGTTCCAATCATATAGATAGGAGGGAAGTCTGTTTGGAATGGAGTAATCGATAAAGCTACAGGACTTGAGACAGTAGTTTGAACTGAGTCACTGATCGTTGCTAATACTCTAATCTCAATACTATGAGCCTGCCCTCCTGCAAGATTTTTTGACAAGAGCATCTTGTTAAGATCGCCTACTGCTATTGAGTAAGCCGTATCCTGAATACTGGCAACTTCTGTGGCATCAGAGAAGTTGTTACCGGCCACATCAAGTTGTATATCATAAGTAGGAGCAGAAGTAAATCCATAATCAGGTTTTAGCCATTTTAAAGTCATAACAGTAGCCGTATCAGCTTGGTTACGACTTAAAGTATAACTCTCTCCCGAACTCGGAGAAGTGATAGAAGGTGCCTCAGGATCAGTAGTGTTTGCCACCGGCCCCAACTGACCTTTATCACAGGAGCTGAACATAACGATACTAAAGATCGATAGAACTAATAATGTTAGTTTTTTCATCATTCTACAGTTTTATAATTAAATTGGATTAGTAACCCGGATTCTGAGTTAGGTTTGTATTGGAATTCACGTCAGAAGCAGGGATAGGGAAAAGACGGAAATTATCATTTGTCGCCGTCCCGTTAGCATCTTTGCCTTTGCCGGCCCATACGTAATCTCCTGTAGTAAAAAGATCATACCGCACTAGGTCAGTTCGTCGGTGACCTTCCCAATAAAGCTCGCGCGCTCGTTCATCCAGAATAAAGTCTAGTGTTAATTCAGAAGAACTAATGTTCATAGAACTATTCTCGAACGCTCTTTCTCGGATATCATTAACTAAGTTAAGCGCTTTGCTTACGCTTCCACTTCCACCTCTCAGTGTTGCTTCAGCATACATAAGATAAACATCAGCCAATCTGAACATTGGATAATCGATATCTACAAATTCTTCATCAGAACCTGCTTGTCCGGTGGAGGTAATATTTTTCCATTTAGTAATGGTATAGCCTTTAGAGAAGTCACTTATATCAGTTTTTACATTTGTGATCTCTTTATCTTGTCCATCAGTAAATAACGTATTTCTGTTGTCGATATGTTCTACCTGGTAGGTCATGTCATTTAAATTGACAGTAATATGATGCAACCCGGAACTAGTATTTGTAATGTTACCACCATTTGCCTCCAAGGTACCATCACCTTCATTATCTCCCCAATTTTGTGACCAAGAATTATCACTAGCAAATTTGAACTCATTACCAGCACTTTTGAAGTAAACTAAGCCAGTATAAATATCATTATTGCTATCAGAAACTAGGGGAGAAGAATCTTCTGGGGTCCAATCAGAGCCATAACCACTCGATGATTGGTACCCACCGGGCACGAATATTTCATTATCGTTATCCGGGTTATTAGTTTTAAGCCCTGTTTTTTCAAGTTTATTTGCAAATTCAGGGGTAACGCGATGTCCAGACCATCCTCCGTCGATTCCAAATTCAGCGGGATTCATATTACCACCGACTGCAGCATGCGTAATAAAGGTAGTACCGCCATAGGTTTTAATATTTACCCCATCAAAAGCAATGGGAAATATAATACCATTGGCAGTATGGTTATCCGCTTTAAAGAGATCTCCATAATTATTCTCTAAGGTATAACTACCATCATTAATAATTTTGTCAGCATATGTAACGGCCTCATTGTAGTGAGCTTCTCCGGTATAGACCTCAGCATTCAGATATAACTTGGTGAGTAAGGTCCATACGGCAGCTTGATCTGCTCTTGCATATTCATTTTGCTTGGGAGCAGGTAACTCAGACTCTATTGCTTTAAGCTCACTCTCAATAAAATTGAAGAGCTCTTCAGCAGAAGAGGGTTCAGGTAAGTAAGCACCTACACCGTCTTCTTCGGTAACAAAGGGAACGCCGCCTCCATAAAAATCGAGGGCGTGCCAATAACTCAGTGCACGAATGAATCGAGCCTCAGCCATATAACCCTGTACTTCTGTGTTTTCGTTGCCTTTGGCATTACGAATAAATTCGTTAGCCAATGAAATTTCGTAATAGATTCTGCTGTAAAGTCCCATCACAAAATCATTAGAGGCTGTCCATTCTTGAAAATTAAATGAGGGTAGACCAGGATCTTGCCATGCTACTACGGCTTCGTCGGTTGGAATTTCTTGGTGCACCCACAATTGGCGTACATAACTTGAGAACCCTTCATCAATGCCTTGAATATCAGCATTTCCTGCAGGTCCTTGCTGTCCCGTGGTGGCAAAGCCGGCATAGAGCTTGGCCAGTACCTTTTTGTAATCACTGGGACTTTCATACACAGACTCAGATGTTACTACATCATCGTCAAGTGGTGAAGTATTTAGATCATCCACACATGACGTAATAGCAACAGTCATCAAAGCGATTAATACGATCGCCAGTATTTTATTTGGTTTAAACATAATCTTCTGGTTTAAATAATTTCAATTAAAAATTCAGACTTAGTCCGAGAATGAAGGTGCGAGGGCGGGGATAGATATTATTATCTATGCCATTGAAAACCTCGGGGTCAAGTCCGCTGTAATTGGATATGACAAAAGCATTTTGGACAGTCGCAGAAACTCTCATTGACTGAACTTGATCAAAAATATCACCAAAGGTATAGCCAACAGAGATATTATCCATTCGCAAGAATGATGCATTTTCTACGTAATGATCTGAATGAAACTGTGCATTGTTGAACTGTAATTCTTTGATATCAGTAATAGCGTTACTAAGATATCCCTGTGAGTTATACATTGAACTGTACATTGTATTGGTAGATGCTACATTGTTGTATATGTAGTTACCAATATTGGCTCTGGCTGAGAATGATGCATCCCAGTTTTTATATTCAAACCGTGAAGACAGTCCAAGTGTAACGTCAGGAGAGGGGTTTTTATAGCGGTATTTGTCCTCCGCAGTTATTTTACCATCTTCATTTCGGTCTACGTAGACTCCCTCAATTGGATTTCCATTCTCATCATAAACTTGCTCATACACATAGAATGAACTTCGTGGATGTCCTACGCTGTGAATTTGAACCGTATTACCAACTCCTCCGGAAATGCCACCTGTTTCAACACCGATATAATCTTCTGAGTTAACGGTGGTGAGTTTGGTAATCTTATCAACATTACGTGAAGCGTTTAAGCCAACTTCTAAGTATGTGTCTTCGGTAGACAATACTCGTCCGGTAATGTTTAACTCAACCCCCTTAACTTCCATGGAACCTATATTTGAAAGGATCCGGTTGGTAAAGTTTGTTCCAGCTGGAACTGGTATTACGTTTAACAGATCATTTGTTTCCCTATAATAAGCTTCAATGGAACCAAACAATCGATCATCAAATAATCCGTAGTCCAATCCAATATTGTAGGTCGTTGTTTCTTCCCATTTTAGGTTTTGGTTGTATCCTTCAGGGCGTAGAGTCTGGATGAATGTATCTCCAAACTGATATTGAGCAGTAGGTTCACTAAACGTATACTGTGGCAGATAAGGGTAGTTACCCTGATTAATTCGTTGCTGTCCGGTAACACCATAACCAAGGCGCAACTTAAGTTGATTTATCTCTTCGACATCATCTAGAAAGGATTCTTCATGGATTTTCCAAGCGAGTGCTGCAGAAGGGAAGAGGCCCCAGCGATTATCTTCTGAAAAACGAGAAGTGCCATCTTGCCGGAGTGTAGCCGTCAGCAAGTATTTATCCTTAAAAGTATAGTTAGCACGGCCAAAGAATGATACTAGGTAATGTTCCGTTTTATAATCGGTGTCTTGGTTCACTACCAGGGTGTCCGCTGTGTTATAGTTGGTTGCATAGGTTGATCCTTCTTCATAGTGGTGCTCCCAGGAATACCCAGCTGTCAAATCTAGTTTACTATCAATGGACTCCAAGTCTTTGTTATACTTTAGGTAGAAATCCAGCAACTCATTTTCTTTTTTCTGAGTATAATCAATACGTTGCCCGTTGGCACCATTTGGACCTTGATATGCATAGGCTGCATCTGCAATTATATTATTTTGTCCGTCATCTACATCTGAGTAATCATAACCTGCTTTAACTACTGCATTCAGGTTATCTACAAAAGGAAGAGCATAATCAACTTTGATGTTTCCTATTGATCTATAGACCGTAGATTCATTGAAATTTTGTTTCAACAAGGCCATAGGGTTTGCCGGAGCAATTGGGATAGGATCACCATTTTGGTTTGTCCAGGTGAAATAATCTCCATAAGCATTATTATCGACGGTAACCGGTTGGGTAGGATCAAAGGTCAGTGCTGAACCAATAGCGCCACGGTTGGCAAAACGATTTTTAACCTGCATACCTTTGAGGTTCAGATCAACTTTTAACGCATCATCCAAAAAGGTGGGGTTTACGGCAATGGAGCCTGTAAAACGGTCCATATCTGATGTTTCTAAAAGCCCGGAATTGCCGGAAAAACCTACAGACAGGCGATAGGGTAAACTCTTATATGCGCCCGACAGGCTTAGGTTGTGGTCTTGGCTAAAGGAATTGGAATATATCTGATCCTGCCAGTCAGTATTAGCATCCCCAAGCAATTGGGTGCCCGTTTGCCCGTGTTGTTGTTCAACAATAGTTTGAAATTCATCAGCGGAAAGCACGTCCACTTCATTAGACTGCATATGATAAGAAGCTTTACCGGTATAGCTTATCTCAAAATCTTGTCCCTCAACACCTCTTTTGGTAGTAATAAGCACGACCCCGTTTGAAGCTCGTGAGCCATAAATAGCTGTTGCAGAAGCATCCTTTAAAATAGAGATGGATTCAATATCATTGGGATTGATGGTGTTTAATGGGTTACGCATTCCAGACACATTACCACCATCAAGAGGCACTCCATCAACTACATATAGCGGGTTGTTATCAGCTGATAGGGAGGATCCACCCCGAATACGAATGGTAGCACCACTACCAGGAGCTCCATCATTGGATGTAACAGTTACACCGGCGGCCTTACCCTGGAAAAGCTCTTCGGGAGATGTTATTGCTCCTTCATTAAAATCTTCAGCACTAACGGCGGTAACTGATCCCGTGTTATCATCCTTATCCTGCGTTCCGTATCCGATCACAACAACATCTTGGAGTTGTTGCACATCAGGTGCAAGTTGAATATTAATTGTTGAACGTCCACTTACTGGTACTACCTGTTTGATATATCCAACAAAAGAGAAGGTCAGAGTATCTTGGGTTGACGGTACTTTAAGGGAGTAGTTCCCGTCGAGGTCTGTTGACGTACCTCTGGTAGCCATTCCATTTACTGTTACATTCACACCAGGCAATGCCTCTTGCGTTTCGGCATCAGTCACAGTACCTGTAACGGTAATCTGTGCCAAACCGGGCAATGCCAACCCCAGTATGAGACATGACGTAATTAGTATCTTTTTCAAAGGTATCATATGAATTAGGTTTAGTATTTAAATGGTAGAGCAAACACCTTGCCAATTTTTTGATAGGGTAGATGTTCTTTTAATTACCTTATTATTAAGTGTTTTTAACTTTTTGTTTACTGAATAACATTGAGTGAACCGAAGAAAATTCGGTAAATCCCGTTGAAAATTTCCTCAGGTGTTGTTGCATATTTTGGATTCATAATTGCTGCTCAGCTAGTCTTACCACAAATGTAAGCGCTTACATTATTTGGTTAAAAAAACTTCGGCTTCTTAAAGAAGCAGAGTTAAAGGTTTTTCAGTTATTTATGAGTCCCCTCATAAATGTAAGCGCTTTCATCAGTTCTATATCTAACAATTTTTGGACTTTAATTCAAGGCTTATTTCAAAAATCAAGGAGTGGTTTTGCAATCCAATGCAAAAAAACAGGAAAATAATTTGAAAACTATTCTTGAAAGGTTGCAGTAATGAAATTATTGACTCGTAGAATCAGTTATTCAATTCCAATACATTTAAATAGATTTGCACTCATGGAAAAGGCCCATAGATCAATTAACACAGTAGGTGCTTTGAAAGAATCGGGATGGGAGTCTGTTTCCGTAAAGGAAGAGATTCGAAGGAACCTAATTTTAAAAATAAGAAACCAAAAGGACTTATTTCCTAATATTAAGGGATATGATAATACAGTCATTCCTCATTTGCAGCATGCTTTACTATCAAAACATGATATTATTCTATTGGGATTGCGGGGGCAGGCCAAGACAAAGATATTACGGCAACTGTTTTTATTACTGGATGAGTACCTGCCTGTTCTCAAGGATACTGAAATGAATGAAGATCCTTATAATCCGGTCTCCAAACATGGCAAAGAACTTCTCAATGAAGAGAAAGATGAGGCATCTGTGAGCTGGCTTCACCGCAGTGAGCGTTATGGAGAAAAATTAGCCACTCCCGATACAGCTGTTTCTGATCTTATCGGAGATATCGATCCCATTAAAGCTGCGGCCCAAAAAATGACGCTGGCAGATGAAAATGTTATCAACTTTGGGCTCGTGCCCCGGACGAACAGGGGGATATTTGCGATCAATGAATTGCCCGATTTACAACCGCGTATACAGGTTGCACTCCTTAATATAATGCAAGAGCGAGATATACAAATCAGGGGCTTTAATGTTCGAATTCCTTTAGATCTGTTAATGGTTTTTTCAGCTAATCCGGAAGACTATACAAATAGGGGAAATATAATTACACCACTGAAAGATCGAATTGATTCTCAAATCCTGACACACTATCCACAAAAAGTGGAGGTGGGTATGCAAATTACTGAACAGGAAGCCTGGACTTCACGTGGTAGTAATGTACAGGTTACCGTTCCTCTTGCTTTTAAAAAACTGCTCGAACTCATAGCATTTGAAGCTCGCTCTTCGGAATATATTGACCAGAAAAGTGGAGTTTCTACGCGGATGACTATTACAGCGATGGAGCAGCTAATATCAGCAGCAGAAAGACGAGCGTTAACCAATAGAGAAGAACAGACAGTTATTCGCATTACTGATATATACCATATGATACCGGCACTGACAGGCAAATTAGAACTTGTGTATGAAGGTGAACAGGAGGGGACCGTCAATGTCGCTAAACATATTATAGGAAAAGCTATTAAAAAAATATTTCTGCAGTTATTCCCGGATCCTGAAATTGAAAAGAAAAAGGAGAGGGATAGCGAATACAAACCAATACTCGATTGGTTCGCGGCTGGTAATACGCTTGATATTACCGATCGGCAAAACCAGAACCAGTACGAAGAAAAATTAAAGGAGATTCCGGGCCTACAATCACTTGTTAAAGGGCATTTGGCAGAAAAGCATGCACAAACAGAGCTAGTGCTAATGGATTTTGTTATTGAGGGATTACATCAACATTCGATGCTTGGTAAAGAAGAGATGGATAATCACCGATCCTATTCAGACATGTTGGGTAGTATGCTAGGGTCAATGGATGACCTGAACAATACAGATGATTTTGATTAATAATTTGGCATTGCAAGTAGATGAATATACCCTTATATTCTACCACTGAATTTAAGGCAACAAAGAAATTTATTGATCCCATGAAAGAAGGAATTCACCCGGAGTATAACGAAATTACTGTTAAGTTAAGTGATGGTACTGAGTTCAAAACTCGAAGCACCATGGATACCAAAGACGGTGTCTATCGCAGTGAGGTTGACTCAAAAAACCATCCTTTTTACACAGGTAACATGAATTACCAGAAAAAAGCTGGTCGTATCGATCGTTTCAAGAAACGTTACGGAAACAGCGACGACTAATTTTTGCTTTTGAAGAAATTAAGGATGCATTTCTTACTGAGATGCATCCTTTTTTTATTTTTAAACCAACAGATTTTTATGCAGTTACATTGTTTAACCGTTGGACCATTTGCCGAAAATACATATCTCTTATCTAAAGCAGATCAAGCACTTATTATTGATCCGGGCTTTATGGAACAGGCAGAATATGAAAAAATAAAAAACAAAATGGGGCAAGAGAGCCTCTCATTACAGGGCGTTGTTCTTACTCATGCACATGTTGATCATGTATTGGGGCTTCAAAAAGTACTTGATGATTTCGACGTGCCGGTGTATTTGAGTAAGAAAGATCGTTATTTGTGGGATAACTTTCCTTCACAGGCTTCAAGGTTTGGGTTCCGGGTTGATGGCTTTTCTGTTGATCCCAAAACATTACCTATAAAGAAAGGCTGGGAGATTGGTAACTTTGTATTTGATACTTTCTATACGCCCGGCCATGCTCCGGACCATGTATCATTGTATAGCAAAGAGGGGGGGCTGCTAATTGCCGGTGATGTCCTTTTTAAAGAAGGTATTGGGCGAACAGACTTATATAAAGGAGACTTTAACGTACTTGAACAATCTATTCGTGAAAAGTTATATCCACTTCCCGAAGATACTGTAGTTTATCCTGGTCACGGTCCTGAGACAACAATAGGTCATGAGAAACAAGCTAATCCATTTGTAAAGCCAGCAGGCTAACTTTTTAGGTACTATTCTTTTTCTTTATTTTCTTTTTTAAGCTCCTGGAGGCGTTGAATTTTTTTATTATACTGGTCTTCCTTTTCCTGGTACCTTTTTTTTAATCGCTTGTAGGTGTTGATAGCTGTGTCAAATTTGCCTTGTTTTTCGTGTATCGAGGCCAGTGTCTCGGATGCGATATCATCTACATTATCTGAGCTCCCTTCTTTTTTGGATGATTGTTCGGATTCCATCTTTCCCGGCTTAATACGTTTAGATTCTACCCTTGATAACTTTTGAATTAAGTTATCAAGATCTAGTACCGGACCGGGATCATGAGTAGATGAATCCGTAGAACTGCTATTAGGGAGATCTTCAGGAGTCCAAGCCTTAAACGTATTAGGATGACTTAAGTAATAATGGAGTTTCTCGAAGAAAGGGCTCCCCGGTGCAAACATGCGTGCCTTTAAGGCTTCTTCTATTGCTTGCTCGTCCAATCCTTTCAGATGGTAAAACCATGCCAGCAAAAAATGTCCTACGGCATCGGGACCTCTCTTTTGAAGTTGTTTTTTTAGTCGGGTGGTTGCCTTTATAGGATCATTATCAAAATGTTCGGCATAAGAGGCTAATGATTGGGGTATTTCAAAAGGTAATTGAGGCATTAATATTTGGTAAAAGGTTCCCGAGCAACGTTAAAGCTATTATACAAACTGAAAGTACTTGCAGTCAATAAAAAAGTAAATTCACCAACCGCTTACAGCATCATTAAACATATTATCAGCAACTTGGCTTAAGGCTTCACGGGCAGCATCCGTTTCTCCCTCAATAGGGTCTTCATTAGTATCATAAGTTGCTGATCCATTAAAAGAACTGCTCCATTCAGCTTGTTCTTTGTCAGTATATTTGTAGGTTGCCTGAACAGAAATTTCAACCTCGTTACGACTTGTTTGTTGATTGCCACTGAGACTAAACGCTTGGTTGGTATATCTTCGAATTGAACCTTCAAGTACGGCATCAGCATTGCCCCGTGAATTAGCGAGAGTTAACCGACTTTGATTGATAAAACGTTCTATAAGAGCTTGATTAAGAATATCGCTTAAATTACTGACTCCACTGTTTGATTGGTCAGCGAAAAAAGGGATATAAATAGAGTTGACATTTTCGGGAATGGAAGTACCCGTAAAACTATACCTGAAACAGCCTGAGACTGCAAAAAACATTAGAAAAAGCAGTACAAAAGTTCGTAATTTATTGCAGTCCATATTGGTCGAGCTTTCGATAAAGAGTTCGTTCACTTATACCAAGGGCTTCTGATGCTTTCCGGCGATTGCCTTCATATTTACGAAGAGCTTGTTCAATTAAGAACTGTTCTGTCTTCTCTATAGAGGGAATTTCATCACTGGTGAAAAATTCAGAAAAGGTATCTTCTTCTGTTTCTTCCTCAGAAATATCGGCTTCAGCATAAGATTCAACTCCAATATCTTCTTCCGCCGCATTACCGATGTCAATATCCATGCCGGTATTTTCAGGATTATTTACTTCATCCTGTATATTTTGAGGCAGGGCTTTGATGTTTTTTTGTGAAAAAGTAGAATATAAAAAGTTCGCGAGCATTTTTTTCAAATCCCCGATATCACTTTGTAATTCTACAAGAGCACGATAAATCAATTTTTGATCATCATTACCAAAAGCTCCGTTTTTATTACTATCATTTTGTTCTGCTAAAACAGGTAGGTTATCTGCAGAGCCGGTATGTTGTCGTCCCTTAAGGTATTTCTGAAGTTTTTCAGTATCAATGAATTGGGATTTTTCGAGAACGACCAGCTGCTCAGCTACATTTCGAAGTTCACGCACATTGCCCGGCCAACGGTATGATACCAACAGTTCTTTGGCTTCGTCAGAAAATCCTTTGAAAACGGAGTCATACTTTGCGGAAAATTCAGTAACAAATTTTCTAAATATTGGGATAATATCATCCGGACGGTCTCGAAGAGGAGGTAGTTTTACTTTGACGGTATCTAAGCGATAAAATAGGTCTTCCCGGAAAGTTTCTTCCTGTACCAGCTGCCAAAGATCCTTATTCGTGGCTGCAATAACACGGACATCAGTAGTACGAACTTTACTGGTTCCTACACGAAAATATTCACCGGATTCTAGTACTCGCAAGAGTTTTACCTGCACATTGGCAGGGGTATCTCCAATCTCATCAAGAAAGATGGTGCCGCCGTCGGCCTTTTCAAAATATCCTTTACGTGCTTCATGTGCGCCTGTAAAAGCTCCTTTTTCGTGACCAAAAAGCTCACTTTCAATAATTCCTTCGGGAATGGCTCCACAGTTAACAATGACCATGTTATTGTGTTTCCGATTGCTTATTTCGTGAATTGCCTTGGCAGTTACATCTTTACCTACACCACTCTCACCCTGCAGTAGTACCGTAATATCTGTATCGGCTACCTGTACAACTTTGTCTATAACCTGCTTTAGAGCAGCCGATTCTCCAATAAGTCCAAACCTTTCCTGAAATGCTTCCCGATCCATAAAGAGATGCTACATCTGTCTTAAATCATTCAATGTTTATTGACTCTAAAGGTAAGAATTCCACTCCTAGATACATAAAGAGATTCTGATATTATTATAACCAGCTGAGATATTGATATATTTTATTATTTAAAATACTGTCATCAGTAAATGCTATTTTATTAGAAAATTTTAAAGTTAAGTAACTATTTTAGGTTTTAATCGTCATACATTCAGAAGATGAACTTTAAACTTAAATGCATCTATTTATTTAGGTTCCTTCTGATGGTTCTATCAGACAACAGGGTAGCATGAAGCAGCAAAAGGAACGACAGTTAATTGAACAAATACAAAATGGACAAAGCGGTGAGTATAGAACGCTTGTTGATCGGTATGCACCTATGGTATTTAGTATCGTGAACAACTTTGTTGATGCTGAAGCAGATAGAGAAGAGTTGGCACAAGCTATTTTTGTGAAAGCTTATGAACGTCTGGGTTCGTTTAAAGGAGATTCAAAATTTTCTTCATGGCTCTATTCACTGGCAAAAAATCATTGTAGGGACTATGCTAAAAATATTCGCAGGAATAACAGCAATTTTAGTGAGATGGATGAACAGGATCTTAATTCCCGCCTGCGAGATGATGGGTTGCCGGATAAAGAAGTTGAACGTCAACAATGGATAGCACTCTTGCAAGAAGGACTTGATAATATAAATACTGAGTATGCTGAGGCCTTTATGATGAAGTATAATGAGGATATGAGCTATAAAGCGATGTCAAACAGGCTAGATGCATCTGTTAGTGCACTTAAAGTCCGTGTTTACCGAGCTAAAAAAGAACTTAAGAACTATATTGAAAAACGGGGTTAATTATTATGGATAAAGATACTTTACTCCGAAAATACTTAAATGGAGAACTCTCTGATGACAAAGAGAGAGAGGCATTGCATATGATTGCAGATGACCCTGATATGCGATCTATGTTACGTTTCGAACAAATGCTTTCCAGTAATTTTTCTGCCGGTGTTTTTGATAAGAAAGAAGCTACAGTCCCCAAAGGGTTTACTGATAATGTAATGAATCAGATTAATGAAGAATCTGAAAGCTTTCAACGGACAGGGGTAATCGAAAGAATAAAGAACTGGACAGAACAACTTTGGGAACCACGCCCAATACAATGGCGACCTGCATACAGTTTCGTA includes:
- a CDS encoding SusE domain-containing protein, giving the protein MFSSCDKGQLGPVANTTDPEAPSITSPSSGESYTLSRNQADTATVMTLKWLKPDYGFTSAPTYDIQLDVAGNNFSDATEVASIQDTAYSIAVGDLNKMLLSKNLAGGQAHSIEIRVLATISDSVQTTVSSPVALSITPFQTDFPPIYMIGTAVSAWDPGQAVIVPSTEPNVYSTLAEFTNGEAFRFFGQEDWGPDSWNYPYFSTVDNLFVNANDNDSNFQFTGQTGWYKVTVNMDDKSVSLEAADEPIMYMTGSGIGGWNEPGTGESVKMTYVQDGVFEATTEFNKDGAFRFFAQAGWGPTSYNYPYFSDNDGTIDELLINAEDGDKNFQFTGETKNYYVKVNINDYIVEMEAK
- a CDS encoding RagB/SusD family nutrient uptake outer membrane protein, producing MFKPNKILAIVLIALMTVAITSCVDDLNTSPLDDDVVTSESVYESPSDYKKVLAKLYAGFATTGQQGPAGNADIQGIDEGFSSYVRQLWVHQEIPTDEAVVAWQDPGLPSFNFQEWTASNDFVMGLYSRIYYEISLANEFIRNAKGNENTEVQGYMAEARFIRALSYWHALDFYGGGVPFVTEEDGVGAYLPEPSSAEELFNFIESELKAIESELPAPKQNEYARADQAAVWTLLTKLYLNAEVYTGEAHYNEAVTYADKIINDGSYTLENNYGDLFKADNHTANGIIFPIAFDGVNIKTYGGTTFITHAAVGGNMNPAEFGIDGGWSGHRVTPEFANKLEKTGLKTNNPDNDNEIFVPGGYQSSSGYGSDWTPEDSSPLVSDSNNDIYTGLVYFKSAGNEFKFASDNSWSQNWGDNEGDGTLEANGGNITNTSSGLHHITVNLNDMTYQVEHIDNRNTLFTDGQDKEITNVKTDISDFSKGYTITKWKNITSTGQAGSDEEFVDIDYPMFRLADVYLMYAEATLRGGSGSVSKALNLVNDIRERAFENSSMNISSSELTLDFILDERARELYWEGHRRTDLVRYDLFTTGDYVWAGKGKDANGTATNDNFRLFPIPASDVNSNTNLTQNPGY
- a CDS encoding SusC/RagA family TonB-linked outer membrane protein, with the protein product MKKILITSCLILGLALPGLAQITVTGTVTDAETQEALPGVNVTVNGMATRGTSTDLDGNYSLKVPSTQDTLTFSFVGYIKQVVPVSGRSTINIQLAPDVQQLQDVVVIGYGTQDKDDNTGSVTAVSAEDFNEGAITSPEELFQGKAAGVTVTSNDGAPGSGATIRIRGGSSLSADNNPLYVVDGVPLDGGNVSGMRNPLNTINPNDIESISILKDASATAIYGSRASNGVVLITTKRGVEGQDFEISYTGKASYHMQSNEVDVLSADEFQTIVEQQHGQTGTQLLGDANTDWQDQIYSNSFSQDHNLSLSGAYKSLPYRLSVGFSGNSGLLETSDMDRFTGSIAVNPTFLDDALKVDLNLKGMQVKNRFANRGAIGSALTFDPTQPVTVDNNAYGDYFTWTNQNGDPIPIAPANPMALLKQNFNESTVYRSIGNIKVDYALPFVDNLNAVVKAGYDYSDVDDGQNNIIADAAYAYQGPNGANGQRIDYTQKKENELLDFYLKYNKDLESIDSKLDLTAGYSWEHHYEEGSTYATNYNTADTLVVNQDTDYKTEHYLVSFFGRANYTFKDKYLLTATLRQDGTSRFSEDNRWGLFPSAALAWKIHEESFLDDVEEINQLKLRLGYGVTGQQRINQGNYPYLPQYTFSEPTAQYQFGDTFIQTLRPEGYNQNLKWEETTTYNIGLDYGLFDDRLFGSIEAYYRETNDLLNVIPVPAGTNFTNRILSNIGSMEVKGVELNITGRVLSTEDTYLEVGLNASRNVDKITKLTTVNSEDYIGVETGGISGGVGNTVQIHSVGHPRSSFYVYEQVYDENGNPIEGVYVDRNEDGKITAEDKYRYKNPSPDVTLGLSSRFEYKNWDASFSARANIGNYIYNNVASTNTMYSSMYNSQGYLSNAITDIKELQFNNAQFHSDHYVENASFLRMDNISVGYTFGDIFDQVQSMRVSATVQNAFVISNYSGLDPEVFNGIDNNIYPRPRTFILGLSLNF
- a CDS encoding sigma 54-interacting transcriptional regulator, which codes for MEKAHRSINTVGALKESGWESVSVKEEIRRNLILKIRNQKDLFPNIKGYDNTVIPHLQHALLSKHDIILLGLRGQAKTKILRQLFLLLDEYLPVLKDTEMNEDPYNPVSKHGKELLNEEKDEASVSWLHRSERYGEKLATPDTAVSDLIGDIDPIKAAAQKMTLADENVINFGLVPRTNRGIFAINELPDLQPRIQVALLNIMQERDIQIRGFNVRIPLDLLMVFSANPEDYTNRGNIITPLKDRIDSQILTHYPQKVEVGMQITEQEAWTSRGSNVQVTVPLAFKKLLELIAFEARSSEYIDQKSGVSTRMTITAMEQLISAAERRALTNREEQTVIRITDIYHMIPALTGKLELVYEGEQEGTVNVAKHIIGKAIKKIFLQLFPDPEIEKKKERDSEYKPILDWFAAGNTLDITDRQNQNQYEEKLKEIPGLQSLVKGHLAEKHAQTELVLMDFVIEGLHQHSMLGKEEMDNHRSYSDMLGSMLGSMDDLNNTDDFD
- the rpmE gene encoding 50S ribosomal protein L31, with the translated sequence MKEGIHPEYNEITVKLSDGTEFKTRSTMDTKDGVYRSEVDSKNHPFYTGNMNYQKKAGRIDRFKKRYGNSDD
- a CDS encoding MBL fold metallo-hydrolase yields the protein MQLHCLTVGPFAENTYLLSKADQALIIDPGFMEQAEYEKIKNKMGQESLSLQGVVLTHAHVDHVLGLQKVLDDFDVPVYLSKKDRYLWDNFPSQASRFGFRVDGFSVDPKTLPIKKGWEIGNFVFDTFYTPGHAPDHVSLYSKEGGLLIAGDVLFKEGIGRTDLYKGDFNVLEQSIREKLYPLPEDTVVYPGHGPETTIGHEKQANPFVKPAG